ATTCGAAGTGAAAGACAAACTGGTAGAAGCTATCAATACAAAGAAATACGACTACATCGTTTGTAACTATGCAAACGGCGACATGGTAGGCCACACCGGTATCTATTCAGCTATCGAGAAAGCAGTCGTAACCATCGACGCTTGTCTGAACGACACCGTTGAAGCTGCTAAGGCTAACGACTACGAAGTGATCATCATCGCCGACCACGGTAATGCCGACCACGCTCTGAACGAAGACGGTACACCGAACACGGCTCACTCGCTGAACCCTGTTCCTTTCGTTTACGTAACAGAAAACAAAGAGGCCAAAGTAGAAGACGGTATCCTGGCAGACGTTGCTCCCTCTATCCTTCACATCATGGGATTGAAGCAGCCGAAAGAAATGACTGGTAAATCTTTGATTAAATAACAACTTTTATTAGTTGACAGTTGACAAGTGACAGTTGACAGTTATTACTCCACAAAGAGGAGGGGATAATTGTTAACTGTCATTTCTTATCTGTCACTTGTCAACTATCAACTGTCAACTAAATTGTCAACTGAAATGCAATGATTCAAATAGACGACACGCTGGTCAGCTTAGACCTGATTGAAGCCAATTTCATTTGCGACCTTGCCCAATGTAAAGGTATCTGTTGCGTAGAAGGTGACTCCGGTGCTCCGCTGGATAAAAGCGAGATAGCCGAACTGGAAAAGGCACTTCCGGTCATCTGGGACGACCTTTCTCCCGAAGCACAGGCCATCATTAAGAAGCAAGGCGTTGCGTATATCGACTGCGAAGGCGACATCGTCACTTCCATCGTCAACGGAAAGGACTGTGTATTTACCTGCTACGATACTGACGGGACCTGCAAATGTGCCATCGAGAAAGCATATCGCGAAGGCAAACTGTCTTTCTACAAGCCGGTATCCTGCCACCTGTATCCGGTGCGCGTCACCCAATACAAGGACTTCCGCGCCGTAAACTACGACCGTTGGAAAATATGTAAAGCAGCAGAGGTATTAGGACAAAAGGAAAAACTCCCTTTATATAAGTTTCTGAAAGAACCGCTCACCCGCAAGTTCGGTGCCGAATGGTATGAATCGCTGGTGGAGGTTGCTGAAGAATGGAGGAAACAAAAAGAACAAGAGAGGGAAGAATAATTCAACTCTTATCAAAAGTGAGCCATTTCAAAAGTTGACAGTTGACAAGTGACAGTTGACAGTTATGTCGGCTTTCAGCCGATTTATTTACCGAACGCGAAGCCCAACTGTCACTTGTCAACTGTCATCTGTCAACTGAAAAATGTTTCACATTTTTCTAAATTGGCACATTATTCCGTTTTCCGTATCAGGTCAGCCGTTTGGGCTTCCTCTTTCAGATACGTTTCGATATGGCGTTTTTTCTTATCTTCCAGGATTTCATTGATGGCAATCAGGATACCTGTCTCTTCCACATCACCGAACTCATGGTTTATGGCCGTT
This is a stretch of genomic DNA from Parabacteroides chongii. It encodes these proteins:
- a CDS encoding DUF3109 family protein, producing MIQIDDTLVSLDLIEANFICDLAQCKGICCVEGDSGAPLDKSEIAELEKALPVIWDDLSPEAQAIIKKQGVAYIDCEGDIVTSIVNGKDCVFTCYDTDGTCKCAIEKAYREGKLSFYKPVSCHLYPVRVTQYKDFRAVNYDRWKICKAAEVLGQKEKLPLYKFLKEPLTRKFGAEWYESLVEVAEEWRKQKEQEREE